AATTGCATTCcctttttcattaaaaaatcACTCGTTCCAAAACAGTAATCAGAAACTGACGAAATGTCTGTTCGTGCTGATAATTCTCTGGTGTGCTAACTGAATCTGATCATGTGTAGCAGATTGGTGAAGGCTGGGATCATAGCCATCAGTCCAAGGAGCAGCTGGAAGCCTTGCAGGCGACGAAACAGGAAGCAGCGTCCAGGCGGCAAAGGGCGATGTCATACGCATTCTCTCGTCAGGTAGGTGAAGACCTCCATTGGATGACTGGAATTCACCGGCCGGCCTTGCTCTCTTCTTCGCTGAACTCTGTCTATCTGCGTTGCAGTGGAGGAACAGGCCCAGGAACCCTTCTGCTTCTGGACGAGGAGCCACCACGCCTATGCATGATCCAACGTTCATGGACCCCGGCTGCCCCAACTGGGGGTGGAGCATCGCGGAGCggtcgatggcggcggcgagaccCTGGGAGAACCAGAGCGCGCCGCAGGGCAAGGACCGCGCTCCGGCGAAGAGCGCCGCTGGTGTCCGGACCGCCAAGCCGAGGGTGTCCATCTCGATCCAGATCCCACCACCCACCACGCCGCCAGGCAGCAGGtccgcccggccgccgcccggatggccctcgccgtcgaccccgacgcggccgcgctcgccgtcgGTGCTGGGCCGGGCCCCGAGCCCGCGGGGGAGCGCGCTCCACAGGTCGACGAGCGGGCTCTCCGAGCGGCCGCGGAGCAGCCAGGAGCACCTGGGCAGCGGGAGCAGCAGCCCGATCCAAGGCgggaaggagcagcagcagggcccGCTGTCGCTGCGGCGGACGACGAGCTTGCGGTCGGGGGAGCTGCCGAGGCTGAGCCTGGGAGCGAGACCGGACGTCGACACGagcgaggcgggcggcgcgccggtGACGCCCAGCTACATGCAGCCGACCAAGTCGGTGCGGGCCAAGGCCGGGGGGGGCGCGAGCCCCGCGGCGGGCGACAGGGCGGCCGAGTTCCCGCCTGAGAAGGCGCCTCCGGTGTCCTCGCCGTCGGTGAAGAAGCGCCTGCCGATGGAATTCGCGAAGAAAGCGAGCgtgccgccggcgtcgccgaGAAAGCTTAAGGCGGCGGAGAGGGCGAAGCGGCCCTCGCAGCCTCCCAGTCCCAGGTTGTAGGTAGGTGGCCGACGGACGCATATCCAGAGTCTGGTATTTGCCCGTTCGAGTgaattttaacttttttttttgcctgaTTTCGAATTGTAGTTTTTGGGTGTCCATCCTTTTTtagtaaatatcacaaaatTCTTGATTTCCGACAAACCTGTCGCGAAACTACAaatttttcgtttttttatCACATAACCAGCCGTCTTGGACAAAATTGTATCAGTAAACCCATAATCGTGCCGTCAACGTGGCTATCAGCGAAACTGATATCGGGGCCCACATGTTAGCCTTAGAAACGAAAACTGTGTTAACTTAGTCCGGTTTGGTTCGGTTTTCTACCGGTTTGGGCCATGGAGATTGAGGGTACGAGCGCGCCCGCAGCAAagcccctccgccgccctgATGTTCGTTTCGCTGTTAGCGGCGTTGACAGCCGTTACTCCGGCAACCGGTTCTTGACCCACAGCCGCCGCTGATGCTGCCCCACACGAGGCGACGAGTTCGCCGACGCGGCTGTGTTAGCGCGCGCCCTCGTCAGCAACTACGACGGCCGCGGCCAAAGCCAAGAGTCACAGAACGCCCGGCCCCCTAACTACAAATCGAATCACCTATTTCTATTGAGAACGGCGGCGCGtgcgggcagcggcagcacggGGCAGCGGAAAACGAGGCAAGCAGCGAGGCTtggtgggagcggcggcgtgcTCCAGACCACACCCAcaagaagtttgtcaaaaatgtCAGGCAAAACTTTATTTTGGTAGGGGGTTGCGACTGGGTCCATACTCCCTCCTATAATCAAAAATTCGTTGACACGTCCCGTACGAGCAAACGCCGGACCTCATATGGGAGGACGAACGAAGATGCTATAACCAAGGAATCTTGCTATGGGATACACCGGTACCGATGCTCTTCTGGATCTTACAATGTTGGACAGTGTGTTTCTCTTTGAGCGAGTGTTTGAGCATAGTTGGGCTGTTGGAGTTGGCCGACAGTTTTTGGTTCCAATAAATGTAGATACTTCTAAAAATTTATgcgtaatttttatttttcggGTCTTTTTCTTTGATTCTCGAACTCCTGGTCTTCTCCATGTCAGCCTAGTAGTTCGTGCGTGcgattcatattaagtgactttttattatatgtgtatttagacgttttttagacatagatacatccatatttggacaaatttgagtcaattaatatgggacggagggaggaCGTGTTGGGCGTGAAAATGCAAAACATGAGTAGTACTAGCTACGTaatccctccatttcacaaaggttgacgtatttcgtttcgttaagacaagcctttaCCAAGAAttaagaattactctattaatatgtaagttatatgatacgtAACCATCGTtacaagaacttttaaagacgaattcATTGATAtgaatttcatgtatgaaaaaatatatatcaataaagtttttatttgtcaaaatcttgtcttaacgaaacaaaataggCCAacaaatggagggagtattattttttggtcaaaccaaaacaTATTGAGAAATTAATCGTCTGACTGGGCCGCTGACATGTCAGCCCAATACCCACCGGCCTCACGTTTCAGACCGTGAGCCTTGTTCGGTTTTGGAGGCCGTAAAGTCCGCGGCAGGAGGTCCGGAACCAACGATATGGGCCTTCAGGATCGGCCCATCTGACGGGCTCAGCGGCCTGCAGAGCCACCCGGCTCGCTTTTATAAGCACACGAGACCTCCCCCAGAAACCCTACCTTACAGCGCCGCCTCTGCCGCAAAGCTATCGCTGCTCTCTATCCCTTCCTTCTCCTTTCGTTGGCAGCAAGCAAATCTGCGTGTGTGTTTTCATGCTTTCTGGTTTCTTGTTGTTTCGATCCTGTATTTGTTTGCGTTCCGTTGCCTCTTCTTTCGGCTTCAAGAGCTTTCCACTCTTGGTGGCCTTGTTCTGGAGGCGCAGAGAGAGCGTTGTGATGCAGGGGGCGTGTTGTATTACCCCGGCTGCCGTCTTCGCCCGGGGTCTTCTCCCCTGCGGCACTCACAAACGTAATATCGGTTGTTCTATTGTCTTAAATTTTTGCGAATTTATGTCTGTCCACCGGCGAGACGTTTGCAACGGAGCGTGATGACATGAATTTTTGTCGCCCCAGTCTTAGGATCCGGTTCGCCGGACCCGTGCTGAGTGACATGTTATCTAACCTGACTCCGACGCCAATGCATTCCCTTCTGCCGATCTCAATAGAAATTTCCGTAGTTCGATTCGTAGTTTTGCGTACCGGGTTGATCTCTTTTGGTAGGATATGTTTATGTTCTGTGATCTGTTTCGTTTTGGTTGTGTTTCTGCTGTTGTTGATCTGTTTCCGAGGGAAGAAGTAGGCGATGATGAGAAAAGTCATGCACCACTCTGAAGAGATCTGTCTCTTTGTGCTGATAAGCAAACTTATAACCCATTTTATATCTGAGCCGCCCCATGGATACCAACTTTTGTCTCTCGCATCTctctgatttgttttttttgttattccCCTCTTATATATTTTTGCCTTGGATCTAGTTTTCTTGTACAACTATTTGTGGGATTGGAGGAAATAATAGATAGAACCAGATGATGAGGATTGCCTATTGGCGATCCAACCTTGATGCGGACTGAATTTACATTGAGGTCAAAAACATTTGCCGCTGATGGTTCGATATTTCCATTTTCCAGTCCACCAATCTTGAAGTTGTTATTCTGCTTTATAGACGAAATAGTGCCACATTGCCTATGTTATTCTTTGTTCTTTATAGACGAAAGCCAAATTCCATATGTGAAGTTGCAAGATGCTTCTGAAGGATGTGGAGCGCTTACAACGTGGTCCAACGCGACCCCGCGAGTGAATACAAAGTAATCGAGGATTGTGCTGATAACCTATTTACTTCGAAGCCCTATTTCTACATTTGTGATTGCTCCCAAACGCAATGTTACCCCGGCTATGTGAATATTAAAGGGAACGGTGTACCGTATATTTAGAAAAGAGTATTGGAGCACCCCTTTAAAATTTGCGCATAATTTAAGTGTCCAAAATTTGGTAATCATGACAAATATGATTATCGTAAGAAAAGAGTACTCTACGATTGAGTTAGCAGATGCTTAAACGTGATTGTAAAACGGAAGCAAAAATACCACGAATGAATCTAGTAGAGAAAATTACGCAAAACCACCACAATTGAGACAAACTTCTAAGTAAAacacctttaaaaaaaatcaatgcgGTGGGCTGTGGGTCTGACCACTAATCTTTCGTTGAGAGCGTTTTGATAGGAAAACTGACAGTTGGGCCCAATCCAACGTGGCTTTTTTTAATCTGATGTGGACTTGTCCTCTGCCTTGACTCCAGGTCCGGCTCCCCTACCCCCTTCTGTTTCACCTGCCCGTACTGCTTCGCGCCTACCTGCGCCGTCGGCGACCGAGAAGAGAAGCGAGGGGCGGCTCTCGGGACGAGGCGGGTCCAGGCGAAGGGGTGTAGGGAAGCTGGACGAGgcgaagagggcgtcgtcgcGGACGCGGAGCTCGCGTGGCGAGCAGCAGTATCCGCGAGACCTCGCGGTGGCGGTGGACAGCGCTAGGCACGGGGAGGCTACAGGGCGCCAAAATTGACTccggagagagggagaaggaggaggcgctcGCCGCGAGAAGAATAGCGGGCTTGGGCGGAGCTCCacccgacgacggcgaggtaGCGGTGGCTACGGCGGTCGACGGCGCGGGGTCTCT
The Brachypodium distachyon strain Bd21 chromosome 2, Brachypodium_distachyon_v3.0, whole genome shotgun sequence genome window above contains:
- the LOC100832435 gene encoding protein IQ-DOMAIN 1; the protein is MGRKGRWFDAVQRILTTSEPDRDEKESKRQCFRPKKAERPANKSNFRKIWQFSKSSPSNPSSSAAPETALPPSQPDHQQEAEEIREAESAGTTSEQISDGRYLVAEPASATATAVAAQATEAVASVVAVTPRAPVSSKEELAIVRIQTACRGYLARRGHQARGQARLMELMEGITVRRQTEEALYCMQTMTRVQTQINSRRAKTEEGKKALKSQIQQKQSLDKAKIGEGWDHSHQSKEQLEALQATKQEAASRRQRAMSYAFSRQWRNRPRNPSASGRGATTPMHDPTFMDPGCPNWGWSIAERSMAAARPWENQSAPQGKDRAPAKSAAGVRTAKPRVSISIQIPPPTTPPGSRSARPPPGWPSPSTPTRPRSPSVLGRAPSPRGSALHRSTSGLSERPRSSQEHLGSGSSSPIQGGKEQQQGPLSLRRTTSLRSGELPRLSLGARPDVDTSEAGGAPVTPSYMQPTKSVRAKAGGGASPAAGDRAAEFPPEKAPPVSSPSVKKRLPMEFAKKASVPPASPRKLKAAERAKRPSQPPSPRL